One region of Paraburkholderia acidiphila genomic DNA includes:
- a CDS encoding helix-turn-helix transcriptional regulator, protein MSTVLPKLHRINAAAAALGVSRNTIYRFAKMGKLTRVQIGENSSGITDESLRALMVSGLVAPMVADDETPTMDHEQVIEKQGKIYHS, encoded by the coding sequence ATGAGCACCGTCCTGCCGAAACTGCACCGGATCAACGCCGCCGCCGCTGCGCTCGGCGTGTCGCGGAACACGATCTACAGATTTGCGAAAATGGGGAAATTGACGCGCGTTCAGATCGGTGAAAATTCGTCCGGAATCACGGACGAAAGCCTGCGAGCGCTGATGGTGAGCGGACTGGTAGCCCCCATGGTAGCTGACGATGAAACACCCACCATGGACCACGAGCAAGTTATTGAAAAACAAGGGAAAATCTACCACTCATGA
- a CDS encoding ASCH domain-containing protein, whose product MKALSVRQPWAWLIVRPDLAGAARAAALAACDMKDIENRTWPTRLRGRFLIHASKGMTRAEYDDVEGFLDYFDIDIALPGQEKLHRGGIIGAATLTDCIPSAKRTSRWHMEGQFGFRLEEVKPVPFVECKGALQFFDVPDDVATQLRQMHELGVIA is encoded by the coding sequence ATGAAAGCACTTTCCGTCCGCCAGCCATGGGCGTGGCTCATCGTGCGCCCCGATCTCGCCGGTGCAGCGCGAGCGGCTGCTCTCGCAGCCTGTGATATGAAGGACATCGAGAACCGGACCTGGCCGACGAGACTCCGCGGACGTTTCCTGATCCATGCGAGCAAGGGAATGACGCGCGCAGAGTATGACGACGTCGAGGGCTTCCTCGACTACTTCGACATCGACATCGCATTGCCCGGGCAAGAAAAACTTCACCGCGGCGGGATCATCGGCGCCGCGACCCTCACTGACTGCATTCCGTCTGCGAAGCGGACTTCGCGATGGCACATGGAAGGCCAATTCGGCTTCCGGCTCGAAGAAGTGAAGCCGGTGCCATTCGTCGAATGCAAGGGCGCGCTGCAGTTCTTCGACGTCCCCGACGACGTCGCGACGCAGTTGCGCCAGATGCACGAGCTGGGAGTGATCGCGTGA